The following is a genomic window from Phaseolus vulgaris cultivar G19833 chromosome 6, P. vulgaris v2.0, whole genome shotgun sequence.
TAGATACAACAAATATAGTTTTGAAGATTAGATTCAgacaacagataaaataattttataaagtcCTAACTATATATAAGTTAACAAAACTaaatcttgataaaaaaaatttataaataattcgTTTGTCAATTATTCTTTTAAGTAAAAAGTTGTTTGgtctttttttcatattaaaaaaaagaggctactttatttaaaattaattattttgttcaaaaaaataaatttgtaagaaaaattgtgtaaaattaatttaatttacataaatttattttaatgatgATAAAGATATTAcagaaataatatttaaattttttatacatgtcaaaaaatactttcattaatataattttattttagtaacGATTTAGAAGTAATATACATTTACTacaaatgattaaaaaaattagatattcTATATTCTCCTTCGAAAGAAAATCAATTAGatataattcaataatattaaattacattaaaatatataataaatatttttttcaatcaatttataaatattgagtattttttttggaataacctcgacaaatattattaatatgagtAATATTAAAAAGATTATTAATTTACAATCGAAGAAATTAGAAGAAATTTGTGGGAGATAATTAAAAAGAGTAGTAAATTcttttgattaaaatattagtgAGAATATGAGTGCATAATGAATGAAATTTGTTGAAGATCTTACATCTACTAAAAATAagatatttcattatatataagtggatgtaaATCTCATTCCATGAATCGattttatgaaattgaattaTTACTTAgaattcaaatataatttctctttctctttaaAAAATTGTGAGTATAAAGTTTTACTGTGAATTTTAGATTTTGTTGtagaaaacaaaaagaaaagaagagatgGGAAAGGTTGGTGAGGGAAAAGATGAAGACTTGTGGGTCTgaataataaaatcaaacatCTAACATCCTGATTTACTCTACCTAAATAATATACCAGTTAAATATATTCACATAATTTAGATGCtcataatataatatgatattacaaactaatttttttataaacatttttaaatatatacattataAGATGAGCAAGTTATATAAATTTCTATATTAACTCTTTATGTATTGTTAGGTCTATAAGAAACTCAAACTTTAAATgacataaatataatttaatatatgatAAAGTTTTAATTCACAATCGAATTGTATCACTAGAATCTTATATTAATCCTATAACCTATAATTCTATAATTATAATTCTACAATCCTACACTCAATTATAAACTTCATGTAATATATGTGTATCTAGGTATCTACGTATACATAAAGACACTTAACTAactcaaacaaaaaaataattacacacCATTAATGGATTATAGTTGAACTCATAgataattcatttatttataatcACTACCACATGTATTTTTTGATGAGTCACCTTTCATCTTTTAAATccattcaacttttttttaaatattattaacaacTATAACCAATTATAAAAAGTCCATAATCAGTTATAAGACAAATATGTACCATATGAGCAAATAACTAATCATTCTCATACAAGTAAAAATCGAAAATCAAATTTGTAATTTACCAATTtaatccaatttttttatacatttcttTATAGTTTATGAGAGGTCATTCTTCCCTCTCTCtttccttttttcttcttcttccaagtAAGTGTAAATTAATTCAATAATGCATGAGGAATACTAACACTTTATTAGCACTCCAAAAGTAAATAGACCCAACCAAAGTATTAGTCTTGAATTCTATGCATAATTTAGATCTCtcaattgtaaaaaaaaacccattttttaggatttattttgaaaatattaaaataaatagaaacgtcacatgttaattttatatttcaaatattagtAAGTGTATTTTAGAATCATCACTATAACCAAGTGCATATCTTCATTCTTTTTTATATGTGTGTTTAAAGTTACATGaactaataaatataataaactttatatggaataaaaattataataattttgtattgtaataaaatagttatacaCTTTAATATTTGACTTATTTCTTTATCTGTAATACAATAACAAATAcatgagtattttttttcttaaagttCGAGTATAATAGAAAAAAAGGTGTTACCAACATGATATATCATATCTTGAAATATGTTATTTGTTTTACTAAGACAAATGTCACTTTAGTTATTTAGTTATCTTATTGAgttaagttaaaaataatattatatatatatatattttaaaaattagaacagtaattaaaatattaaaaattacatttttattaatattaatttcacaaaatttatagatttttttaagaaaaaagtaACTAGTAAATAAAATGTCATTTTTAAtactaatttatataataaatatatcaatAGTTTGTCATTtaacatattatattatatttgtatttacaATTATTGTgacatataaatttaattatgtttttcattgcaatattaacattaaatgatatttttttagaacattattataattttaaaatcatagaTAAAAATTTTATAACGTAAAGAGTAGTTAcatgaataaaatataatttttgtataatttaattaaaatattatttttatagttttcattatctgtaaaaaaatacaaaaaattaagattcaacttaaaaaatatatttttaataaaaaatatttgatatcaTACTCTATATcattatttaattctttttttatgCATACCAAACATTTGATAGATTATAATTTATcatgttctttattttattattatatatattttccttaccaaaaacttaaaatattaattgcGAAGTCAAACTTGGTGGATACGCAAAGAGAGGCGGTGAACATAACTATAAATACGACCGAGACAAAGGAATAACGCGGTAGGCCAAATACACATTGGGTTTGGAATTTGGGGATTAGGGTTGTTTGCTTCGCGAAGATGATCGAGGTGGTGTTGAACGACCGATTGGGAAAGAAGGTGCGCGTGAAGTGCAACGATGATGACACAATCGGCGACCTGAAGAAGCTTGTGGCGGCTCAGACTGGCACCAGAGCCGACAAGATCCGCATCCAGAAGTGGTACACCATCTACAAGGATCACATCACTCTGAAGGATTACGAGATCCACGATGGCATGGGTCTCGAACTCTACTACAACTAAACTCCTGGTATCTTCCTCCTCTCTTTCCTTCCCAAAttttcttttactctttctcaaGTCGGTATTAGGGTTTTCGAGTTTCGATTTCTCCAGTAAATTTTTCTTCTGCAATCAAGCTGTCTTCTGTTTTCTGCCATGTTTGTATCGATTATTCGACTTAGACAATAACATCGTGTTTTCGTTTTTTTGCTTTCAGGTGTGTTTTATGCGTAGTATACTTTGTGTTGGAATGTGATAAGCGCTAAATGTAATTCTGACTTGCTAAAGTCCCATTGGTTTGAATAATGTACATCCCCTTAATCTGGGTGAACTATGTATTGTAGAGCCTATATCATCAACTGATGGGTGAAGTGCTTGCTTATGCCTTTTGCTTTTTAATTCTCTGGTTATTGATCAACTAATATTAGGACACAGGATATTATCGTGAGTTCACTGTGCTATACGAGTTCAATGCTATCTAGAATTGTGTGCCTTTTTTTGTTCTCTAATTTGAAATGCCATAGATTCAAATTGAATATAGTACGCCATGcagttttaagtatttttttcatAGTAGTTACGTGGTTAATGTtatattatgtatatttttcAATGGATATGGTTCCTTGTATTGAAGTCAAATTAACATATTTATCAGACCTAAGCTTCTACACTTGTGGCTGTTCGTGGATGGATGAGTTTTTCTGTTTTGGCATTTTAATGCGCGAAATCTACCATGTGATCAATAATGAATATTTAATAAGCTAACTGATGTTTTAAATGCCAGCAAAAGTCGTTTATAGAACATTTCTCAATTCTCAAACGATAATATGATTATTCATTTTTCGAAAAAACATAGACACGAACTGTGTTATATTTGACAAACACGCAGTTCTTTGGGTTTGGTAGAGCTGGCACACGATTAGTTCGTGTGCACATGTTAGCACTTGGCACAATGTGGATGGGTTTGAGTGGTAAATCAAAGCAAGATGAATGTGAATTAGAAGTTACCATGGACAAGGCTCCGTTGAATCAGAATGTCAATTATCAGAAGAAAAAAGTTCTCAATTGGGTTATTTCTACTGAAGTAATTGAGGCATATTTGTATTTCAATTACGTCACAACGtaactgattttttttcaaaaactaacAAGTATTTTTAAAGTCAAAATGCACTTAATTCACATGTTTGTTGGTGTTCAGTATACTAGTGCTTGAACTGAAAGAATATGGTCAGAAACATCTTATTTTATTACAGGAGGAATTGTAGAAACATGCTTCTCGTTTACCAGACTGTTCGGTTTACAGAGCGATTGATTAAAATAGTAGTTTTTGCTTATACCAATGAATTAGAAATTCTTTCTCATGCTTGTTTGGATTACCATTCCCAATCAGTGAAATTACGTCCATTTCTGTTAAGTAAATGCAACACATTTGtatcttttaatataaaaagtacGTTTGAGAAAGGAAGCAAACATGATATTCACCTTCTCTATCGCAATTCTCAGTTTTTATGCGGAAAGGACTAAAATTGTTTGGTCATTACTAAATGTAAGATACATCATCGTTGTTTTTGTACTCCATACGCATGTGCACGTAGTTTTGTATTTACAGTGTTTATGGCATCTACCTATCTACCTAATCGATACGCAACTTCTGCATGCTGCCGCATTCAAGTGGTCATTAAACAACATGGTCAGATACAGCCTTCGGGAGTAAATGGATATATACAGCTAGTATTTGTCATTAGTGAGCCAAGGGTTTTGGTTTTCTTCAAACAAGAAACTACATCAGATAGTCAAGACAGGTTAGCTAAGGAATGAATAGGTTAGTCACTTTGTTGATGGACAGAAAATATGGAAAATCAAGAGTCAGTGTCACCGGCAAAAAAGGATGGACACCCTAAGAGCCATCATCAGCAAGTGCACCATAATCACCCTAGAGTTTCAAATCTGACAGGATCTCACGTTTGTATGTACCatactaataaataaatagagcTAAAACATTGACTGTATACAACCATCTCACAACTAAAATGATCAGACAAAAAGCAGGAACAGAATGTTGAGGATCTGCAACACCAAAAGGAGTGATGACCACGATTCCTCCTGTCAGACACAGTAATGTAAGAAATGTGAGAATAGCACTCCCTGAACTTTTTCACTACCAACAAATTTGATTGTCAAGTTACAGACACAGGAAAAATACAATGCAAGTCAGAAGGAAATTATTATCTCCACTTACTTGTTGCTATGAAGTTCATTGAACCCTCTCAACTCAACTCTCTGACTTTTTTCTAAAGCCAAACCTTTTTGGTAAAATACTCCAACTTTTCTTTGTCTTAGTCAACTTCTGCAGCTCGTTTCTGATGCTTGAGCATTCCTTCTCCAGCTCCAAAAGACGTTCCCTCAAGTTTTCATTTCCCTCTGCAGTGTCCCGTTGACAAGGATCATTATTGGGAAGGACAACATTTCCACTGTGGTGATGTCCGTTATCAAGATTGTCAGAAACAAAGAACCACCCAGATATTGATGTACGGAGTCTAAGCTGTTCAAAAAATAGGACTTGAACAATTACTCGTAGAGGCAATCTTTCATTTTGTGCTGCATGAGTGCTTGCTTCTAATGAGAGCTTTTGACAGTTCATCAATCTGCAAAGTTGCTCCCGTTCAGAATCTGTCAGCCATGGATGTATCTGTAGTTGTCGGAGTTTTACATTAGAATGATTATATAATAATGTTGTATTACTTTCTGCGAGGTCGTTCTCAGGGGTTAGGATATCTAAAGCATATTGAGATAAAACAAAAACTACCATTTCATTGTGTAGATTTAGGATTGAACTTTTAAAGAGAAAGTTGGTTCCATTCCATATTCTCCAAATTGgaggaaagaaaaagaaaagatatcGGATGAAATGGAATTTAATGCATTCATCATTGCTCCATCCATTCCATTCCATCACATTTTTAATAATCTAAAAAATGAAACCTAGTAATGTTGTTTTCCCTTCGGCTCTATTTGGTGATCTATTTTATGAGAGATTCACTCACCAAATAGACTTGTTAAACACTTTTTTTCTTTGTCAtgagtttaattttattttcattctcaaTATAGCTGCACATAAGGCGGTGAGCAGTAGCTTTCAAATATCACCAATACTAATTTGATTCATTCTTCCTCAATTTCAATTCTGTTTCAAAAGTTATGATATCTACATACCAAAACATTTAGTAAACCAGAAACATAACACAGGTTAATATTGGCTATCCAAAATTATCTAACCTTAAGGTATACATCTATTGCGTGGTATATACCATCATCAAGTGGCCTAGCATAATCTGGAATTGCAATAGCAAGTGCCAGAAACTTAGCCAAGCTCATATTAGTATCTGAAGCCACCTCAGCAAGATATCCATCAAGCAAATTTGCAACCATTGTCATAGGTGTCAATGCATCAGCTCCAGCCATCAATGCCCCCTGCTCAATTATACATGGAGAAGCTGCTACAGATGCAGGCTGGTATATAGACATAAAATGATCAAGGATCCTCTGGATGCAGTCTATATCATATAGTGTCTCCATCGAGTATCCCATATTTGGAATGAGAAGATCCACAAGTGCAGCCTGGTCTAGTTGAGCTCCTACCCTTCTCTCCAAATTTTCCCTACATGATGGACTTGCACTCAGTATCATGGCTGTGCGGAGCAGCCTAAGCAAATTCTTTGAGGATGTGACCCCTCTTTTATTAGGAATCAACTCCACAATTTCTTCAAGTAGAGCCCTTTGGTCTGCTTCGGAAGTATTAGGAATGGTAGCATGGCCTGTATCAGTGAAGCTTGATTGCCTATTCATCAAGGGGAGAAACCTCCTAAGATAGTATATGAGAGATGCAGCAACGGCCTCAGATTTCATTCCTTTTGCTTCTATTGCTATAATGAGTCGTTTATAAAAGGGTAGGCTTAACAAAGACACATCATAAAACCACCAATCATCACTTTGAGATAATCTTGTATCTCTAGAAATTCCATTCCATAATGCATGGTCGTCTTCTTGATTTTGCTTGCAATTACGTGCAGCCACGGGCCAGTTGAATAAGTTCGGATCTGAACAAGCCTTCATAGCCAAGGAATCAATGCATCTTGAAACTATATGGAGGTCTTCCGCAAAGGGTTGCACTTCCTCGCATGTTTCAAGGGCTTTTATAGAATCTGGCCAATTGCTGAAAATTTCATTGAGAAAAGTCTCAGTCTGTTCAACAAGATTCGCTTCGCCATAGTCTTCAGTCATTTGCAGGTACTCAGCTGCACATCTAAGGCTGACTACATTTAATGATGTGATTTCTATTTTTACACCGTAGCAGAACCTGGTTATATCCTCAAATGTTTTGGCTCCACCAGGAACATCATAAAGTTGCAAAACACAACTTGATTCATCCTCATTAGAGGACTCTGCAATGAGTTTCTTCAGTAGGCCACTTCTAGAAAGCAATGGAAACTGCATCAAAATCACAAACACAAACGTAGAAACAAACTAAGGATCAACTCGAAAAGACATTCAAACTCATAGAAGTTGAAGAGACGGGGAAAAATCAACTACACAATGCACAGCATGTGAAAGAATAAAACTTAGACGCAGATCGTTAGGGGCTTCTAGTGTTGTTCTCGTGTCAAAATTGAAACTTCACCTTGGCAACTTATATTGGTTTTTAATGCAAACCTAAAAGCACATGCATCTAAGTTTTGTCTTATGTTAAATAGGAACAAGCACCTTGTGGAGGAGAAATGAGATTTCGCCAACTTCAATGGTAACATCACTCGATAGTCCTGTCGTACAAACCCTGAATGCAAAACAATGTTAGTATAAATGATCCAAATTAGGGGAATTCACAAACAAAGTAATGAAAAAACCgtcaagggatacaaggttacatttttatttatgtggGAACctaacaattataaaattaacaaaacgTGGGTTAATGGCAGAAGGAAGGACCCATTAGAGCATAGATTTTGAAAGAGATGAATGATCACCACGTTTGACCTTCCCGACGAAAAGGTTCAGACTTTGACCCCTGCTTCATGAATGccattattattcatatatctaattagttaattGAAATAGGGATTGTTGTTTGAAGATTGATAAATTGAGACATGGAGGGCAGAGGAGggtgaaaaggaagaaaaaaaaagagaaagatggAAGTGACGATGCTCCACACACAAGAAGGCTAGTAACTGAAGGAGCGAGGAAAACGGTTAACGTAGCTATCTCCAAATTCCGCTTATgatgtctctctctctctcctctttcATCCAATAATTTGTTAGCATGTCTGACATAACGTGGGACAATATCATTTTCTGTGTGTGCATCTAGGTAGGTAGCTATGGATTACATccaattataaaaacaatttgaGATTCAATTTAAACtgatttgaaaataatattaaaattgaattaattaaatctAATATTCTGCCTTTTAGATTTTTTTGGTtatttcagttttgatattttctGATAAACAATCTGCTATTTTtggttaaataataataaagtcgCAAAATAGCGAATGAATATTTCGATTCATgaaaagtatttatttattaaataaaaacttaaattttaaagtattatttCACAActtaatctaaattatttaaaattacttaGCATACAAAAGTTATAAAGTATTATATCGAAACTTAATCTAAATAATAAGTCAAGTCAAATTGATTTCAAGTTTTtcaaatatacaaatatttgtTGATAGTAAGTTTAGCAATATTTAGACTAGGATTAattcaacaataaataaaattacatttttagtAGGTTTGCAatcttttttgtttattaataaacaatattattttataagacATTCTCTCGAGtttgtatttataaaatttacattaaaataaagaaattctTAGAAAGAGATTCTCATTTCGTATAGTTTTATATTTGCAATCAAATGTCTATTTAGTTGAAACTAGACTGAACACCAAAACAATTACGATAATTCTCTGAAATTAATTTCCTCCTTCGGTCTGGCAGGTTGTTAGGGTTTTGCTGGGATCTTTCTCGTCTCCGTGCTTCTCCTTTAGTTCTCAGTCTCGAGTGAATGCCAAATGGGGGAGGTACTTGCAGAAGTCACTCCgagacgctcaagtcagtaaggcgGGTCATAGGCAAgtgcacagtaataaatgacgtaccaTGTTCTTTagaatgtgtgctatttatattattttaattgatttatctTATTGAGTTtgattagtggaatggatcacacttaggattgcattacctaattcttaatggtagTTTAACTTCACTGACCTTAGTTTGAACGTTAATGGTTATATGTGTCGGTCGGTCTGACCGTGCGAGGTGTCTCAGCCAGCTCAGTCAGAAAAACCAAACCATGTTAGCGTATGTCTCGATCAGTTCGGTCAGGGAGATCGAGCCACGTCATCATGTCGGTCGGCATAGAATCCTATTActttaaaaattgattaatttacctttctatttttaaaaaatgtgatTTTTAGTCTTTCCTTTTACTCATTTTGCAATGATAAAAGCTATTACTAAATGTTGACGtatatataaaaacattaatatcATATATCATGTAAATTTCAtcgttttattatttttgtaacgGTAAAAGAATGAtactaaatattaaatttaaatataaagaagcattttactattattttcaaaaaagaaaTGAAGGCTAATGAAATGATTCTATATAATtggatttttgttttttcttaccGGTAACTAAGAATTTTATCCAGATGAAAATCGATAAGGAAGCAGTGTTGGGTTGAGTGTCTCCCTCTCCGTCGCAGCAACGGAGTAATTAAACGTCGCCGTTTTGAATTTCGCCATTCACGCCTTCGTGCAACCCAGGCTTCAGTGGGAGCACATGGCTTCCATGCATTCCAATTTCGTCCCCAATTTGTCCTTCAATCGCTTCCAGGTAACCCTCCTAACTTCAACTTTTCGCCTTATCTGCACTTTACATTAACACTataaacaagaaagaaaatcaATTTCTGATATTACATGCCTTTGTTGGATGGGAAATTTAGctaatttaatttgtattataCAAATGTTGAAACTTGCAACAAACCTCATAGACACCACCATCATCGTACCTTGTTGGTGCTGGTATTGTGCAACGTGGAGTTATTTTGAGCAATTATTGTAGAAGGAGGGTTCCTTGCATAAAGTGTGAAAAGAAAGATGAGGAGGAGCACATTAAGCATGTGTCGGTGGAGCGTCCACCCTAT
Proteins encoded in this region:
- the LOC137832411 gene encoding ubiquitin-like protein 5 → MIEVVLNDRLGKKVRVKCNDDDTIGDLKKLVAAQTGTRADKIRIQKWYTIYKDHITLKDYEIHDGMGLELYYN
- the LOC137832409 gene encoding BTB/POZ domain-containing protein At5g03250-like; the encoded protein is MAFMKQGSKSEPFRREGQTWVCTTGLSSDVTIEVGEISFLLHKFPLLSRSGLLKKLIAESSNEDESSCVLQLYDVPGGAKTFEDITRFCYGVKIEITSLNVVSLRCAAEYLQMTEDYGEANLVEQTETFLNEIFSNWPDSIKALETCEEVQPFAEDLHIVSRCIDSLAMKACSDPNLFNWPVAARNCKQNQEDDHALWNGISRDTRLSQSDDWWFYDVSLLSLPFYKRLIIAIEAKGMKSEAVAASLIYYLRRFLPLMNRQSSFTDTGHATIPNTSEADQRALLEEIVELIPNKRGVTSSKNLLRLLRTAMILSASPSCRENLERRVGAQLDQAALVDLLIPNMGYSMETLYDIDCIQRILDHFMSIYQPASVAASPCIIEQGALMAGADALTPMTMVANLLDGYLAEVASDTNMSLAKFLALAIAIPDYARPLDDGIYHAIDVYLKIHPWLTDSEREQLCRLMNCQKLSLEASTHAAQNERLPLRVIVQVLFFEQLRLRTSISGWFFVSDNLDNGHHHSGNVVLPNNDPCQRDTAEGNENLRERLLELEKECSSIRNELQKLTKTKKSWSILPKRFGFRKKSES